A genomic region of Caulobacter vibrioides contains the following coding sequences:
- a CDS encoding class I SAM-dependent methyltransferase translates to MRKPLLSLVAVLGLAACATQPMMGPPPPPPSGPVAIALPANIAAALSDPSRPAADMIRDKDRHAGEVLAFAGVKSGAKVADLIPGGGYFTRIFSKAVGPKGKVYAYVPDELTKLAKREPAVNAIARDPVYSNVQVILNTLPNFGAPEKLDLVFTAQNYHDMHNKFMGPADLGVVNRQVFRALKPGGVYLVLDHVANPGSGLRDTETLHRIDPAVVKAEVVAAGFIFEGETRVLRNPADPRAANVYDAGIRGKTDQFVYKFRKPAR, encoded by the coding sequence ATGCGTAAGCCGCTGCTAAGTCTCGTCGCCGTACTGGGCCTCGCCGCCTGCGCCACCCAGCCGATGATGGGGCCGCCGCCGCCGCCGCCGTCCGGCCCTGTCGCCATCGCGTTGCCCGCCAACATTGCGGCGGCGCTGAGCGATCCCTCGCGCCCCGCTGCGGACATGATCCGCGACAAGGATCGCCATGCTGGGGAGGTTCTGGCCTTTGCGGGCGTAAAGAGCGGCGCCAAGGTCGCAGACCTGATCCCGGGCGGCGGCTATTTCACGCGGATCTTCTCGAAGGCTGTCGGGCCCAAGGGCAAGGTCTACGCCTATGTGCCCGATGAACTGACCAAGCTCGCCAAGCGCGAGCCTGCAGTGAACGCGATCGCGCGCGATCCGGTCTATTCGAACGTGCAGGTCATCCTGAACACCCTGCCGAACTTCGGGGCGCCGGAGAAGCTGGACCTCGTGTTCACGGCCCAGAACTACCATGACATGCACAACAAGTTCATGGGGCCCGCCGACCTTGGCGTAGTGAACCGGCAGGTGTTCCGGGCCCTGAAGCCAGGCGGCGTCTATCTGGTGCTCGACCATGTCGCCAACCCCGGCTCGGGCCTGCGCGACACCGAGACCCTCCACCGTATCGATCCGGCCGTGGTCAAGGCCGAGGTGGTGGCGGCCGGTTTCATCTTCGAGGGCGAGACCCGCGTGCTGCGCAATCCGGCCGATCCCAGGGCCGCCAACGTCTACGACGCCGGCATTCGCGGGAAGACCGATCAGTTCGTCTACAAGTTCCGCAAGCCGGCGCGCTGA
- a CDS encoding isobutyryl-CoA dehydrogenase: MRMDFALNEDQVAIQDAARAFAEGQLAPHSADWDENKHFPVDVLRQAAELGFAGIYVNEDVGGSGLSRLDASIIFEALSYGDVPVAAYLTIHNMASWMIDRFGSEDLRQRYLPRLTSMELIASYCLTEPGSGSDAAAMRTSAKLDGDHYVLNGGKAFISGGGVSDVYVVMARTGGEGAKGVSAFVVEKGMEGLSFGANERKMGWNAQPTAQVNFDNCRVPVANRIGQEGEGFRFAMMGLDGGRLNIASCSLGGAQFALDTAKAYLETRNQFGRPLKDFQALQFKLADMATELEAARLMVRRAAHALDSKHPEATKLCAMAKRFATDAGFQVANDALQLHGGYGYLQDYPLERLVRDLRVHQILEGTNEIMRVIIAREMFRQ, from the coding sequence GTGCGCATGGATTTCGCGCTGAACGAAGATCAAGTCGCAATCCAGGACGCCGCCCGCGCTTTTGCCGAAGGACAGCTTGCCCCGCATTCGGCGGATTGGGATGAAAACAAGCACTTCCCGGTCGACGTGCTGCGCCAGGCGGCCGAGCTGGGCTTCGCCGGCATCTATGTGAACGAAGACGTTGGCGGCAGCGGGCTTTCGCGCCTCGACGCCTCGATCATCTTCGAAGCCCTGAGCTATGGCGACGTGCCGGTCGCTGCTTACCTGACCATTCACAACATGGCGTCGTGGATGATCGACCGCTTCGGTTCGGAAGATCTGCGCCAGCGCTACCTGCCGCGCCTGACCTCCATGGAGCTGATCGCCAGCTACTGCCTGACCGAGCCGGGCTCGGGCTCGGACGCCGCGGCGATGCGCACGAGCGCCAAGCTGGACGGCGATCACTATGTCCTGAACGGCGGCAAGGCCTTCATTTCCGGCGGCGGTGTCTCGGACGTTTATGTCGTCATGGCGCGCACGGGCGGCGAGGGCGCCAAGGGCGTTTCGGCCTTCGTGGTCGAGAAAGGCATGGAGGGCCTCAGCTTCGGGGCCAATGAACGGAAGATGGGCTGGAACGCCCAGCCGACCGCTCAGGTCAATTTCGACAACTGCCGCGTGCCGGTCGCCAACCGCATCGGGCAGGAAGGCGAAGGCTTCCGCTTCGCCATGATGGGCCTGGACGGCGGTCGCCTGAACATCGCCTCGTGCTCGCTGGGCGGGGCCCAGTTCGCCCTCGACACCGCCAAGGCCTATCTGGAGACCCGCAACCAATTCGGCCGGCCGCTGAAGGACTTCCAGGCCCTGCAGTTCAAGCTGGCGGATATGGCGACGGAACTGGAAGCCGCCCGCTTGATGGTGCGCCGCGCCGCCCATGCGTTGGACAGCAAGCACCCAGAAGCCACCAAGCTGTGCGCCATGGCCAAGCGCTTCGCCACCGACGCCGGCTTCCAGGTGGCCAATGACGCCTTGCAGCTGCATGGCGGCTACGGCTACCTCCAGGACTATCCGCTGGAACGCCTCGTCCGCGACCTGCGGGTGCACCAGATCCTGGAAGGGACCAACGAGATCATGCGCGTCATCATCGCCCGCGAGATGTTCCGCCAATGA
- the glyA gene encoding serine hydroxymethyltransferase, with protein sequence MTQTDLSAFFGADLATADREIFDRIGRELGRQQNQIELIASENIVSKAVLEAQGSILTNKYAEGYPGKRYYGGCEYVDEIETIAIERAKALFGAGFANVQPHSGSQANQAVFMALLQPGDTFLGMDLAAGGHLTHGSPANQSGKWFKPVSYSVRQQDQLIDYDGVAEIAQREKPKLIIAGGSAYSREIDFAKFREIADSIGAYLMVDMAHYAGLIAGGAYANPIPHAHIVTTTTHKTLRGPRGGLVLTNDEAIIKKVNSAVFPGLQGGPLEHVIAAKAVAFGEALEPAFKDYARQVVANARALAEALLKSGVNIVSGGTDSHLMLVDLRPKGVTGRDAEHSLERAYMTCNKNGVPFDTAPFTITSGIRLGTPAGTTRGFKEAEFTRVGELIGEVVNGLAVNGPDGNAAVEAKVREEVLALTGRFPIYN encoded by the coding sequence ATGACCCAAACTGACCTCAGCGCCTTTTTCGGCGCGGACCTCGCCACCGCGGACCGCGAAATCTTCGATCGCATCGGTCGCGAGCTGGGTCGCCAGCAGAACCAGATCGAGTTGATCGCCTCGGAGAACATCGTCTCCAAGGCCGTGCTGGAGGCTCAGGGCTCGATCCTGACCAACAAGTACGCCGAGGGCTACCCGGGCAAGCGCTACTATGGCGGCTGCGAATATGTCGACGAGATCGAGACGATCGCGATCGAGCGCGCTAAGGCGCTGTTTGGCGCAGGCTTCGCCAATGTTCAGCCGCACTCGGGCTCGCAGGCCAACCAAGCGGTGTTCATGGCGCTGCTGCAGCCGGGCGACACCTTCCTGGGCATGGACCTCGCGGCCGGCGGCCATTTGACGCACGGAAGCCCCGCCAACCAGTCGGGCAAGTGGTTCAAGCCGGTCTCCTACTCGGTTCGCCAGCAGGATCAGCTGATCGACTACGACGGCGTCGCCGAGATTGCGCAGCGCGAGAAGCCCAAGCTGATCATCGCCGGCGGCAGCGCTTACAGCCGCGAGATCGACTTCGCCAAGTTCCGGGAAATCGCCGATTCGATCGGCGCGTACCTGATGGTGGACATGGCGCACTACGCCGGCCTGATCGCGGGTGGCGCATACGCCAATCCGATCCCGCACGCCCACATCGTCACCACGACCACGCACAAGACGCTGCGCGGCCCGCGCGGCGGCTTGGTGCTGACCAACGACGAAGCGATCATCAAGAAGGTCAATTCGGCTGTCTTCCCTGGCCTGCAGGGTGGTCCGCTGGAGCATGTCATCGCGGCCAAGGCCGTCGCTTTCGGCGAAGCGCTGGAGCCCGCATTCAAGGACTACGCGCGACAAGTTGTCGCGAACGCCCGCGCTCTGGCCGAGGCGCTGCTGAAGTCGGGCGTGAACATCGTCTCGGGCGGCACCGACAGCCACCTGATGCTGGTCGACCTGCGCCCGAAGGGCGTGACCGGCCGCGACGCCGAGCACAGCCTCGAGCGCGCCTATATGACCTGCAACAAGAACGGCGTGCCGTTCGACACCGCGCCGTTCACGATCACCTCCGGCATCCGCCTGGGAACGCCGGCCGGCACGACGCGTGGCTTCAAGGAAGCGGAGTTCACGCGTGTGGGTGAGTTGATCGGTGAGGTCGTCAACGGCCTTGCGGTCAACGGTCCGGACGGCAACGCCGCTGTGGAGGCCAAGGTCCGCGAGGAAGTGCTGGCCTTGACGGGGCGCTTCCCGATCTACAACTAA
- a CDS encoding histidine phosphatase family protein, giving the protein MIYLCRHGQTFHNREGRLQGRTESDLTPLGLLQAKAMGALLHDLVRRDPPAPWRLVASPLRRARATAEAIGERLGLEVGFDERLVEIDVGEWSGRLREEVHGENPHLVGDDAWGFLAPGGETYEAMMARLVSWLEEQAAEPERRLIVVSHGVAGRLLRGAYAGLAREETLRLDIPQDAVYRLANGQIDRFDCAPVGEPA; this is encoded by the coding sequence ATGATCTATCTCTGCCGCCACGGCCAGACCTTCCACAATCGCGAAGGGCGGCTCCAGGGACGGACGGAGTCCGATCTGACGCCGCTGGGCCTCCTGCAGGCTAAGGCCATGGGCGCTCTGCTGCACGACCTCGTGCGGCGCGACCCGCCTGCGCCTTGGCGGCTTGTCGCCAGCCCGCTTCGCCGGGCTCGCGCGACGGCCGAAGCGATCGGCGAGCGGCTGGGCCTTGAGGTCGGTTTCGATGAGCGCCTTGTCGAGATCGATGTCGGAGAATGGTCCGGACGCCTGCGCGAAGAGGTGCATGGCGAGAACCCGCACCTGGTTGGCGACGACGCCTGGGGATTCCTGGCGCCAGGCGGCGAGACTTACGAGGCCATGATGGCGCGTCTGGTGTCGTGGCTGGAAGAGCAGGCGGCCGAACCCGAGCGACGCCTGATTGTTGTGAGCCATGGCGTGGCTGGCCGGTTGCTGCGCGGCGCTTACGCTGGGTTGGCGAGGGAAGAGACGCTGCGGCTCGATATTCCTCAGGACGCCGTCTATCGCCTCGCCAACGGCCAGATCGACCGCTTCGACTGCGCGCCTGTGGGCGAACCCGCATAG
- the hemA gene encoding 5-aminolevulinate synthase, whose product MDYKAAFRSAVEQIREEGRYRVFADLKRQRGQFPRATWMRQDGSEQEVVVWCSNDYLGQGQNPVVVDAMKAAVDEHGSGSGGTRNISGTNHDHVLLEQELADLHGKEAGLLFTSGYVSNEATLSVVQKILPGLIIFSDELNHASMIAGIRNGGGPRKIFKHNDLAHLEQLLAEAPADAPKMIAFESVYSMDGDIADLAGTVALAKKYGAMTYLDEVHAVGMYGPRGGGVAERDGLMSEIDIIEGTLGKAFGVMGGYITGDAEVIDAIRLMASGFIFTTSLPPALTAGALASVRWLKQHPEVREIHQERAATLKAMFKAAGLPVMDSVSHIVPVLVGDPVHCKMISDMLLADFGVYVQPINYPTVPRGTERLRFTPTPFHTDDMMRKLVAAMEKLWAHCNVARMGGYAA is encoded by the coding sequence ATGGACTACAAAGCCGCGTTCCGCAGCGCCGTTGAGCAGATCCGCGAAGAGGGTCGCTACCGGGTTTTCGCCGACCTGAAGCGCCAGCGCGGCCAGTTCCCGCGCGCCACCTGGATGCGCCAGGACGGCTCGGAGCAAGAAGTCGTCGTCTGGTGCAGCAACGACTATCTTGGCCAAGGTCAGAACCCTGTCGTGGTGGACGCCATGAAGGCCGCCGTCGATGAGCACGGCTCGGGTTCGGGCGGCACGCGCAATATCTCGGGCACCAATCACGATCACGTCCTGCTGGAGCAGGAGCTGGCGGATCTGCACGGCAAGGAAGCCGGCCTGCTGTTCACCTCGGGCTATGTCTCGAACGAGGCGACGCTGTCGGTGGTGCAGAAGATCCTGCCTGGCCTGATCATCTTCTCGGACGAGCTGAACCACGCCTCGATGATCGCCGGCATCCGCAACGGCGGTGGTCCGCGCAAGATCTTCAAGCACAACGATTTGGCCCATCTGGAGCAGCTGTTGGCCGAAGCGCCGGCTGATGCGCCGAAGATGATCGCCTTCGAAAGCGTCTATTCGATGGACGGCGACATCGCCGACCTCGCCGGCACCGTGGCCCTGGCCAAGAAGTACGGAGCGATGACCTATCTCGACGAGGTCCATGCCGTTGGCATGTACGGGCCGCGCGGCGGCGGAGTCGCCGAGCGCGATGGCCTGATGAGCGAGATCGACATCATCGAAGGCACGCTGGGCAAGGCGTTCGGCGTCATGGGCGGCTACATCACCGGCGACGCCGAGGTGATCGACGCCATCCGCCTGATGGCCTCGGGCTTCATCTTCACGACGTCTCTGCCGCCGGCCCTGACGGCCGGCGCGCTGGCCAGCGTCCGCTGGCTCAAGCAGCACCCCGAGGTTCGCGAGATCCACCAGGAGCGCGCGGCCACCCTGAAGGCTATGTTCAAGGCGGCGGGCCTTCCCGTCATGGACAGCGTCAGCCACATCGTGCCCGTGCTGGTCGGCGATCCCGTCCACTGCAAGATGATCAGCGACATGCTGCTGGCCGATTTCGGCGTCTATGTGCAGCCGATCAACTATCCGACCGTGCCGCGCGGCACCGAGCGTCTGCGCTTTACGCCGACGCCGTTCCACACCGACGACATGATGCGCAAGCTGGTCGCGGCGATGGAGAAGCTGTGGGCTCACTGCAATGTCGCCCGGATGGGCGGCTACGCGGCCTAA
- the nrdR gene encoding transcriptional regulator NrdR: MRCPFCGHAESQVKDSRPSEDGAAIRRRRMCPECGGRFTTFERVQLRELIIVKRSGRRSPFDRDKLVRSVGLATQKRPVEPERVERMINGIVRQLESMGETELPSSTVGEMVMKALKSLDDVAYVRYASVYRDFKETSDFAKFLTEEGLSDGGEEEP, from the coding sequence ATGCGTTGCCCGTTCTGCGGCCATGCCGAAAGTCAGGTCAAGGATAGCCGCCCGTCGGAAGACGGCGCGGCGATTCGGCGTCGGCGGATGTGCCCCGAGTGTGGGGGGCGCTTCACCACTTTCGAGCGGGTGCAGCTTCGCGAACTGATCATCGTCAAGCGTTCCGGACGCCGTTCGCCGTTCGATCGGGACAAGCTGGTGCGTTCCGTCGGACTGGCCACCCAGAAGCGCCCGGTGGAGCCTGAACGTGTCGAGCGGATGATTAATGGCATTGTCCGGCAACTCGAAAGCATGGGCGAAACTGAGCTTCCGTCGTCGACGGTTGGCGAAATGGTCATGAAGGCGTTGAAATCGCTCGATGATGTCGCCTATGTCCGGTACGCGTCGGTTTACCGGGATTTCAAGGAAACCAGCGACTTCGCCAAGTTCCTGACCGAGGAAGGTCTGAGCGACGGCGGCGAAGAAGAGCCATAA
- a CDS encoding enoyl-CoA hydratase/isomerase family protein — MTEDPEVLIRVEKNVGRITLNRPKALHALTLGMCETMIGALLDWQDDPEIYMVLIDHAGERGFCAGGDIRMLAESGAKDGVEARRFFHTEYQLNHLLFTYETPVVAVMDGIVMGGGVGIAMPAHMRIATERTTFAMPETGIGLFPDVGGGWYLPRLPGKAGLWLALTGARIKGADCMRLGIATHFVEFGAVEGLKKAIVADPRRIEETLRKYRADAGKASLLGFEQDLNRLFVGESVEEIFEFLTLDSSDWGKAQLEVMKTKSPQTLKVAFEQLKRGAAMEDFADNMAMEYRIGSRVVMKHDFIEGVRAVIVDKDNAPRWSPARVEDVTDAALAEIFAPLSPQEEWTPLT; from the coding sequence ATGACCGAAGACCCCGAAGTCCTGATCCGCGTCGAGAAGAACGTCGGTCGTATCACCCTCAATCGCCCGAAGGCGTTGCATGCCCTCACCCTGGGCATGTGCGAGACCATGATCGGCGCGCTGCTGGACTGGCAGGACGATCCCGAGATCTACATGGTCCTGATTGATCATGCGGGCGAGCGCGGCTTCTGCGCGGGCGGTGACATCCGCATGCTGGCCGAGAGCGGCGCCAAGGACGGGGTGGAGGCTCGCCGGTTCTTTCACACCGAGTACCAGCTGAACCATCTGCTGTTTACCTACGAGACCCCGGTCGTCGCCGTGATGGATGGGATCGTGATGGGCGGTGGTGTCGGGATCGCGATGCCGGCCCACATGCGGATCGCCACTGAGCGCACCACCTTCGCCATGCCGGAGACGGGCATCGGCCTGTTCCCGGATGTCGGGGGTGGCTGGTACCTGCCGCGCCTGCCGGGCAAGGCGGGGCTGTGGCTGGCCCTGACCGGCGCGCGGATCAAGGGCGCGGACTGCATGCGCCTGGGTATCGCCACGCACTTCGTGGAGTTTGGGGCGGTGGAGGGTCTGAAGAAGGCGATCGTCGCCGATCCCCGGCGGATCGAGGAGACGCTTCGGAAGTATCGCGCCGACGCCGGCAAGGCCTCGCTCCTGGGCTTCGAACAGGATCTGAACCGGTTGTTCGTCGGCGAGAGCGTCGAGGAGATCTTTGAGTTCCTGACCCTCGACTCCAGCGACTGGGGCAAGGCGCAGCTTGAGGTCATGAAGACCAAGTCGCCCCAGACCCTCAAGGTGGCCTTCGAGCAACTCAAGCGCGGCGCGGCGATGGAAGACTTCGCCGACAACATGGCCATGGAGTACCGGATCGGCTCGCGGGTGGTGATGAAGCACGACTTCATCGAGGGCGTACGAGCCGTGATCGTCGACAAGGACAATGCGCCGCGCTGGTCGCCGGCCCGGGTGGAGGACGTGACCGACGCGGCGTTGGCCGAGATCTTCGCGCCGCTTTCGCCCCAAGAGGAATGGACACCGCTGACGTAG
- the mmsB gene encoding 3-hydroxyisobutyrate dehydrogenase — translation MTRIAFIGLGNMGGGMAANQAKAQHQVRAFDLSPVAVERAVAAGCLAAASVAEAVADAEVVITMLPAGPHVRAVYGEQILANAPKSALLIDCSTIDVDSARAVAKLAAEAGFRFADAPVSGGIMAAEAGTLAFMVGCESGDFPAVEAALAPMSRVTIHAGGHGAGQAAKICNNMLLGVSMLGTCEAFALAEKLGLAADRFFEIASKSSGQCWSITSYCPVPGVGPQTPADRGYEGGFASAMMLKDLKLAQEAAARAGASTPMGAQAEALYALFDANGFGGKDFSAIIELLRGRVAALH, via the coding sequence ATGACGCGTATCGCCTTTATCGGCCTGGGCAACATGGGCGGCGGCATGGCCGCCAACCAGGCGAAGGCCCAGCATCAGGTCCGCGCTTTCGACCTCTCACCCGTCGCGGTCGAGCGCGCCGTGGCCGCGGGTTGCCTGGCGGCCGCATCGGTCGCCGAAGCCGTGGCCGACGCCGAGGTCGTGATCACCATGCTCCCGGCCGGTCCGCATGTGCGCGCGGTCTATGGCGAGCAGATCCTTGCGAACGCGCCCAAATCCGCGCTGCTGATCGATTGTTCCACGATCGACGTGGACAGCGCCCGTGCGGTCGCCAAGCTGGCGGCCGAGGCTGGTTTCCGGTTCGCCGATGCGCCGGTGTCGGGCGGCATCATGGCCGCCGAGGCTGGAACCCTGGCCTTCATGGTCGGCTGCGAGTCTGGCGATTTTCCCGCCGTGGAGGCCGCTCTGGCGCCGATGTCGCGCGTGACCATTCACGCTGGCGGCCATGGGGCGGGGCAGGCGGCCAAGATCTGCAACAACATGCTGTTGGGCGTCTCGATGCTAGGGACGTGCGAAGCGTTCGCCCTGGCCGAGAAGCTGGGCTTGGCCGCTGACCGCTTCTTCGAGATCGCCAGCAAGTCGTCGGGCCAGTGCTGGTCGATCACCTCTTACTGTCCGGTGCCGGGGGTCGGCCCACAGACGCCGGCTGACAGAGGCTATGAGGGGGGCTTCGCCTCGGCGATGATGCTGAAGGACCTGAAGCTGGCGCAGGAGGCCGCGGCAAGGGCCGGCGCCTCGACGCCGATGGGCGCGCAGGCCGAGGCGCTGTACGCGCTGTTCGACGCCAACGGCTTCGGCGGCAAGGACTTCTCGGCCATCATCGAGTTACTGCGCGGAAGGGTGGCCGCTCTTCATTGA
- a CDS encoding MucR family transcriptional regulator: protein MASQSGGSTDATNNTDVDILGLSAEIVAAYVGQNTVAQAAIPDLIRTVHGALATLNTGEEAPRPSEKAKPAVPVSRSVQHDYIVCLEDGKRLKMLKRYLRSHYDMSPEDYRRKWGLPPEYPMVAPAYAARRSDFAKQIGLGKGVRRGS from the coding sequence ATGGCGTCTCAGAGCGGCGGAAGCACGGATGCGACAAACAACACTGACGTCGATATCCTGGGGCTCAGCGCGGAGATCGTGGCGGCCTATGTTGGTCAAAACACGGTCGCTCAAGCGGCCATCCCGGACCTGATCCGGACCGTCCACGGGGCGCTCGCCACGCTGAACACCGGCGAAGAAGCGCCGCGCCCCTCCGAAAAGGCCAAGCCTGCTGTGCCTGTCAGCCGCTCGGTGCAGCACGATTACATCGTGTGCCTTGAGGACGGAAAAAGGCTGAAAATGCTGAAGCGCTACCTGCGCTCGCACTACGACATGAGCCCAGAGGACTATCGCCGCAAATGGGGTCTGCCGCCGGAGTACCCGATGGTGGCGCCGGCCTATGCGGCCCGGCGTTCGGATTTCGCCAAGCAGATCGGCCTGGGCAAGGGTGTCCGACGGGGCAGCTGA